CGATCTAAAAGTTGGGAAGTCACGATCGCCAATTGTCGGGATAGTATTCAGGACTGCTTGGAGGATAGCCCCAGCTTGCAACGGTTCTTGAAAGACACAGAGTGGGTTGCCAAATACTATCGTCGCGCCCGTCGCGATGCCGCCAAGGAAACCGAGCTGCCTACCGATACGTTTCCTGCTGTGTGTCCCTACACCATGCCTCAAATCCTGGATCCCCAGTTTTGGCCTGGGGCCTAGAGCTGTATTTTGGCCATCATCACAGGCAATTGCTTAACTGGACTTGATGAAGTTTGCGGTGAGAGGGAAAATCCTAGGCCGCTATTGACTTATTTATCGTATGGGACTGCAACCTGCCGATTCTAGAGCGCATCGGCACCGTCCTAACCCTGCTAGCCGATGCCCCTCTGCCGGTTGAGGCGATTGTCTACACCCCTGATGAACTCACTCAATGTCAGGAGCGGCCCTTCATCCGTCAGCTTTTAGCCGAAGGCCAAGTACTCTACCAGCAGGGGCATTCATGAGTCGTGAAAACCTGCTGTATATTCCTACCCGCTATCCCGATGCGCTAGCGGAACTCACCCCTGCAGAAGCCTTTACGTCAGGGGAGGCGCAGACAGCGATTGGCGCCTCCCAGCACTTGCTGAGTCAAGTGAACCAGTGGCTAAACCAATGATCTACCTCGACTATCATGCGACGACCCCGGTTGATTCTAGAGTTGCCCAAAACGTTTTCCATGCCATGACTGCAGGCTTTGGCAACGCCAGTAGTCTCGATCATGTAGCCCCAGGAGGCAGAGCAGACATGCTGCTGCCAGTTAGCCCCGCCGCAACCGTTCAGACCAAACCCGAGTAGGTAATCCCCAGACATAGATAAAGCCCTCGGCGGCGCGATGGTCAAACTGATCATCCTCGCTGTAGGTCGCCAATTCCTCGCTGTACAGCGCTTGCTCAGACTGACGCCCGACGATGATGGCATTGCCCTTAAATAGCTTTACCCGCACCCGCCCACTCACCTGCTGTTGAGTCTGCTGTACAAAGGCATCTAAGGCCGCCTTTAAGGGACTATACCAGAGGCCGTTGTAGACCAGTTGGCTATAGGTCTCTTCGATGCCTCGCTTGTAGTGGGTGACATCGGCGGTTAGGGTGAGGCTCTCTAGGTCGCGATGGGCAGCAATGAGGACCATCAGAGCAGGGGCTTCGTAAATCTCTCGGGATTTAATCCCCACCAGCCGGTTTTCGATCATATCGATGCGACCAATGCCATGGCGACCAGCCAGTTGATTTAATTGCTCGATCAACGGCACCGGGGCCATGGCGGTGCCATTAAGGTGGGTGGGTATGCCTTGAGTAAAGCCAATCTCCACATAGTCAGGGTCGTCTGGGGTACTGGCCAGCCCTTGGGTCATGGCAAACACTTCTTCCGTGGGTTCATGCCAGGGGTTCTCTAGGGGACCAGCCTCAATGCTGCGACCGAGTAAGTTCTGATCGATGCTGTAGGGGGAAGACTTCTTGACGGGGAACTCCAGCCCGAAACGCTCGCCGTAGGTGATGGTAGCCTCTCGACTCATGCCCCATTCCCGCGCTGGTGCTAGCACCTTCAAATTGGGGTTGAGGGCGGCAATAGAGACATCAAAGCGCACTTGGTCATTGCCTTTGCCGGTACATCCATGGGCGACGGCATCGGCTCCATGGGCCTCAGCGGCCTCCACCAGGAGTTTGGCAATCAGAGGGCGGGCTAAGGCCGTAGATAGAGGATAGCGGGTTTCGTAAAGAGCGTTGGCCTGGATCGCTGGAAAGGCATAGTTGGCAATGAAATCCTCACTGCCATTGACCACTAATGACTCCCTAGCTCCTGCCGTTAATGCTTTTTGGCGAATTGGCTCTAGGGCCTCTCCCTGTCCCAGATCAGCCGCTAGGGTGATGACTTCCTTCACGCCCCATTCGTGCATCAGGTAAGGAATGCAGACGGTGGTATCGACACCGCCGGAATATGCCAACACAACTTTCTCGGCCCGGCCCATAACGTTACCTTTTCAACCATCACAAGGTTTTTACTCGTGCCAAATTCAGCTCGAGAGTTAGAGGATTTCCCTCAGCAATCTCTATGGCTGACCTTGGCCACAGTTCATTATGCAACTATCTGTTGCCGCTCCCTAGGAAAATTGTCGACACTCCTTGATGAGTGCACAACTGGTAAAGGATTCGAGATGGCAAAATGTCCTATCAGGCTGGGTAGACAGCCTGTGGAGCCATCCAGTCTTACTAGGGCCAGGGAGATTGGCTGCCAAAGCCATCGCAATCTGAAGCAGGAGTTGATAGGGTACATATGTACGCTGTGGTTTGGCAGGGTATGTTAAGGTTACTCGCTAGATTGAAAATCTGTCTAAACCCTATCCAAGTCCTGATCCGGAGGGGAGCTTAAGTACCCCTTCAGATCTAGAGCTAGACCTGTTATCAGTACCTAGACGCTGTTTTTAGACCCCATGGCTAAATTCTCAACAGACAACCCTGATAAGCAAAAAGCCCTGGGTATGGTGCTCAATCAGATTGAGCGCAACTTCGGTAAGGGCTCCATCATGCGCTTGGGAGATGCTGCTCGGATGCGGGTGGCGACCATTTCCACTGGGGCATTGACCTTAGATCTGGCCCTAGGCGGCGGCTTACCCAAGGGCCGAGTGATTGAAATCTACGGTCCTGAGAGCTCTGGTAAGACGACGCTGGCGTTGCATGCTTTGGCAGAGGTGCAGAAAAGTGGTGGCACAGCGGCCTTTGTGGATGCTGAACACGCCCTTGACCCGGAATATGCCGGGGCTTTAGGGGTCGATATTGAAGAGTTGTTAGTATCTCAACCGGATACCGGGGAGGCGGCCCTTGAGATTGTCGATCAGCTGGTGCGGTCATCGGCAATTGATATTGTGGTGATTGACTCGGTGGCAGCTTTGGTGCCTCGAGCCGAGATCGAGGGCGAAATGGGGGATGCCCATGTGGGGTTGCAGGCCCGGTTGATGAGTCAGGCCCTCCGGAAGATTACAGGAAATATTGGCAAGTCTGGCTGTACGGTAGTTTTTCTCAATCAGTTGCGTCAGAAAATCGGGATCGCCTACGGCAACCCAGAAACCACCACGGGGGGTAATGCCCTCAAGTTTTATTCATCGGTGCGGTTGGATATTCGCCGGATTCAGACCCTGAAGAAGGGCAGTGAAGACTACGGCATTCGAGCTAAGGTGAAAGTGGCTAAGAATAAGGTAGCCCCACCCTTTCGCATCGCCGAGTTTGATGTCATCTTTGGCGAGGGCATCTCGAGTTTGGGCTGTGTTTTGGATCTGGCTGAGCAGCACGACATTATTCTGCGCAAGGGGGCTTGGTACAGTTACGATGGCGATAATATTGGCCAGGGTCGAGACAATACCATTAATTACCTGAAGGAACATACGGAGTTTGCTGCCAAGGTCGAGCAGGAGCTGCGTCAGCAGCTGGGGATGGCTGGGGTGCCTGGTATTGAAGCGGCGGAGGCAGCCAAGGATAACACTTAGGCCATGCTCAGGTGGATAGCTGAGTTCGATGTTCGCAATGCCGGATGCCCAGAACTACGATCAGCATTGTGGGTACATTAATCGTCGGTGGTGGCTCTGGAGATGTGCGATCGCAACAATTGCACCGTCTGTTCCAGCGCCCTAGAGGGTAACTGAGCCCCATCAGCACAGGTATCTTCGCCATCCAGCCCAGACATAACAGTAATATCGTCGATGCTGTGGCCAGTGGCCATCGTCTGAGTGAGCTGCTGCAGCTGAGCCAACAGGTCTGGCGGCGGTGGCAGCGCTGCTTCAAACTGGCGACAGATAAAAAAGCTAAACGTAACACTGCCTAACCGCACGCAATCCCCATCCCGCAGCAGAGATTGATGGCGAATCCGTTCACCGTTGACAAAGCTACCGTTGGTACTGCCCAGATCGGTCAGCACAAATTCCTGAGTCGGCAGACACTGTAGAGCCGCATGGCAACGAGACAAGCGCTTATCCCGCAAACATAGAGAAACCCGATTAGGATCTCGCCCAATGATCCAAATTTGTTGGGCCTGAGTCAGGGCACAAGAGCTACCAGTTAACAAGTTCGTGACCAAGAACCCTTGATTATCGAGCACAATCGCTTGCATATAATTCAGCCCCCCGGTCCGAGCCGGTAGCCGTAGACTAGGGGTTTCTAGCCGGAGAATATCGTCCAGCAACCCACGATGATGCTCATAAAGCTGAGAAAAGAGCTGAAATAGGACTAAACGCTGCTGTAATTCTCGATCTTCTGGGGAATCCATGAGAAATACCGAGTATTCGTAATAGTCTAGCGATTACACAGAAATCGTAGAAGTTCGCGATTGACCAGATGTGGTGCTTCTTGATGGCTCCAGTGTCCGCACTGGGGAATCTGTTTCACCTGAAATGAGCCA
This portion of the Halomicronema hongdechloris C2206 genome encodes:
- a CDS encoding HEPN domain-containing protein; the encoded protein is MSRENLLYIPTRYPDALAELTPAEAFTSGEAQTAIGASQHLLSQVNQWLNQ
- a CDS encoding argininosuccinate synthase → MGRAEKVVLAYSGGVDTTVCIPYLMHEWGVKEVITLAADLGQGEALEPIRQKALTAGARESLVVNGSEDFIANYAFPAIQANALYETRYPLSTALARPLIAKLLVEAAEAHGADAVAHGCTGKGNDQVRFDVSIAALNPNLKVLAPAREWGMSREATITYGERFGLEFPVKKSSPYSIDQNLLGRSIEAGPLENPWHEPTEEVFAMTQGLASTPDDPDYVEIGFTQGIPTHLNGTAMAPVPLIEQLNQLAGRHGIGRIDMIENRLVGIKSREIYEAPALMVLIAAHRDLESLTLTADVTHYKRGIEETYSQLVYNGLWYSPLKAALDAFVQQTQQQVSGRVRVKLFKGNAIIVGRQSEQALYSEELATYSEDDQFDHRAAEGFIYVWGLPTRVWSERLRRG
- the recA gene encoding recombinase RecA; translated protein: MAKFSTDNPDKQKALGMVLNQIERNFGKGSIMRLGDAARMRVATISTGALTLDLALGGGLPKGRVIEIYGPESSGKTTLALHALAEVQKSGGTAAFVDAEHALDPEYAGALGVDIEELLVSQPDTGEAALEIVDQLVRSSAIDIVVIDSVAALVPRAEIEGEMGDAHVGLQARLMSQALRKITGNIGKSGCTVVFLNQLRQKIGIAYGNPETTTGGNALKFYSSVRLDIRRIQTLKKGSEDYGIRAKVKVAKNKVAPPFRIAEFDVIFGEGISSLGCVLDLAEQHDIILRKGAWYSYDGDNIGQGRDNTINYLKEHTEFAAKVEQELRQQLGMAGVPGIEAAEAAKDNT
- a CDS encoding FHA domain-containing protein, which translates into the protein MDSPEDRELQQRLVLFQLFSQLYEHHRGLLDDILRLETPSLRLPARTGGLNYMQAIVLDNQGFLVTNLLTGSSCALTQAQQIWIIGRDPNRVSLCLRDKRLSRCHAALQCLPTQEFVLTDLGSTNGSFVNGERIRHQSLLRDGDCVRLGSVTFSFFICRQFEAALPPPPDLLAQLQQLTQTMATGHSIDDITVMSGLDGEDTCADGAQLPSRALEQTVQLLRSHISRATTDD
- a CDS encoding DUF29 domain-containing protein, translating into MDTPLYDRDFHLWTQHQIACLQKEQWAELDVDNLIEELADLGRREQKELGSYLKVLIMHLLKLQYQPERRSKSWEVTIANCRDSIQDCLEDSPSLQRFLKDTEWVAKYYRRARRDAAKETELPTDTFPAVCPYTMPQILDPQFWPGA